AAAATATCCGCATAAAAATCATTATTGATTTGCTTGTTCAACATGGGCTCGCGCAGAAACTCCGCGAGTAAATTGGCGGTGTCGACCAGTGTTTCCTCGGTAGTTTGACGAACGCCCGGGCGAATTTCTTCCATAACAGTGCGCAGCACAAAATAACTGCAGAGCGCCACAAACAGCATGTAAATAATAAAAATGCGTAAACTCAGCGACATTAATGCGATTCCGGTTGATAGCAATAGCCAAAACCGCGCTGGGTTTTAATGGGTTCTGCGGCAGGATTTATCTGGCGTAATTTGGCGCGCAGGGTTTTTATATGGCTATCAATACTGCGATCATACCCGGCATCCACCGTGACACCTGCCGCTGTGAGTAATTGCTCGCGACTAAACACCCGCCCCGGTTGCGCCAGCAGCGTCGCCAACAAACAATATTCATAGCGTGTTAGTTGCAGCAATTGCTGCTGGTAGGCGATGGTTTTGCGATCATGGTCTATTGCAAATTCCGCCCTATCCGATGTGATGGTTGAATCGACAACCGCTGGCGTTTGTACCTGTCGAGTGCGCTTTAAAATGGCTTTAACCCTGGCAGCCACTTCCCGTGGGCTAAATGGCTTTACCACATAATCATCCGCTCCGATTTCCAGCCCGACAACGCGATCCAACTCATCGCCGCGAGCCGTAAGAAACATCACCGGAACCTCGGAAAGCTTGCGTAGCTGCTTGCAGGCTTCAAAGCCGGTCATATCGGGCAACCCTACGTCCATAATCACCAAATCAACAGGCTGTTCTGACAGATGCGCCAGCGCCTTGCTCGCCAGGGTTTCCCAGTGGGTGTTGAACCCCTCCGCCTGCAGCACAAACACCAGGCTTTCAGCGATGGAGGGCTCATCCTCAAGAATCAAAATGTGGGGCATGGATTTAAATCCGCAAAATGGGTGACTGGACCAGACCGATTCTACAAGAAAGCCGTGATTTAACGTATTGCAATAGCGGGAAATCCGCCCTACCCTCCAATCATATTCACCGACACTGGCACCCCATTATGTCCACTACCCATTCAACCCCTGCAGACCCTATCACCATAGTAGGCGGCGGCCCCAAGAAGGTGCTCTACACCTTAAAAACCGTGGCGCGCATTGGTTTACTCAACTCCGCCAAAGCGCTCAATAGCAAAAACACCTGCAAGGCTTGCGGCTTGGGCATGGGTGGCCAACGCGGCGGCATGACCAATGAAAAGGATGAGTTTCCCTCTGTCTGCAATAAAAGTATTCAAGCGCAATCGACCGATATTCAAGCGCCCATTCCCGAGGATTTATTTGCCCATACACTGGATGATTTCAAACAACTCAGCGCCTATGAAATTGAACACTTGGGCCGCTTGAATACACCGCTGTTTAAATCAGCCGATGGCAATAAATACACACCCGTCAGCTGGGAATTTGCGCTGGACAAAATGGCACGCAGCTTTGCCGCTACCCACGCTGACCGCACATTTTTTTATTCTTCAGGTCGCTCCTCCAATGAGGCAGGATTTGTATTGCAATTACTCGCACGGCTTTATGGCACCAACAATGTCAACAACTGCTCCTACTACTGCCATCAGGCTACCGGTGTCGGACTGTACAATGTGATCGGTACGGGAACTGCAACTGTGTCGCTGGAAGATGTGGGCAACTGCGATTGTATTTTTGTGATAGGTGCCAACCCATCATCCAATCACCCGCGCTTTGTA
The nucleotide sequence above comes from Cellvibrio sp. PSBB023. Encoded proteins:
- the creB gene encoding two-component system response regulator CreB, encoding MPHILILEDEPSIAESLVFVLQAEGFNTHWETLASKALAHLSEQPVDLVIMDVGLPDMTGFEACKQLRKLSEVPVMFLTARGDELDRVVGLEIGADDYVVKPFSPREVAARVKAILKRTRQVQTPAVVDSTITSDRAEFAIDHDRKTIAYQQQLLQLTRYEYCLLATLLAQPGRVFSREQLLTAAGVTVDAGYDRSIDSHIKTLRAKLRQINPAAEPIKTQRGFGYCYQPESH